From Sphingobium sp. RAC03, a single genomic window includes:
- the purD gene encoding phosphoribosylamine--glycine ligase: MNILLLGGGGREHALAWKLAQSPRLDTLYAAPGNPGIAEQATLVDLDATDHRSVLDFCTRHSIGLVVIGPEAPLVDGLADNLRTMGVPVFGPNKKAAQLEGSKGFTKDLCQRARIPTAAYQRVTSKDGAIAALDDVTLPVVIKADGLAAGKGVIIAETHEEALDALDTMFSGAFGAAGEEVVLEEFMTGEEASFFALTDGSAILPFGSAQDHKRVGDGDTGPNTGGMGAYSPARVLTPELERQVIDTIIAPTVATMAAEGMPYSGVLYAGLMLTDQGPKLIEYNARFGDPECQVLMMRFDGDLVDLLLSVAQGTLAEQGPVQLADRTALTVVMAANGYPGTPEKGGAIQGIDAAQARGAMVFHAGTAQQAGALVANGGRVLNVTATGESVGAAQAAAYAAVDAIDFPTGFCRRDIGWREVAREQA; encoded by the coding sequence ATGAATATCCTTTTGCTTGGCGGCGGTGGCCGCGAACATGCGCTGGCGTGGAAGCTGGCGCAATCGCCCCGGCTCGATACGCTCTACGCCGCGCCGGGCAACCCCGGCATAGCCGAGCAAGCGACGTTGGTCGACCTCGACGCGACGGATCATCGCTCCGTGCTGGATTTCTGCACCCGCCATTCGATCGGCCTGGTGGTGATCGGTCCCGAAGCGCCGCTGGTGGACGGGCTGGCCGATAATCTGCGCACCATGGGGGTTCCGGTGTTCGGCCCCAACAAGAAGGCGGCGCAATTGGAGGGGTCCAAGGGGTTCACCAAGGATCTGTGCCAGCGTGCCCGTATCCCGACCGCCGCCTATCAGCGCGTCACCAGCAAGGATGGCGCGATCGCCGCGCTCGATGATGTCACGCTGCCGGTGGTGATCAAGGCCGATGGCCTGGCGGCGGGCAAGGGCGTCATCATCGCGGAGACGCACGAGGAAGCGCTGGATGCACTCGACACCATGTTTTCGGGCGCGTTCGGCGCGGCCGGTGAGGAAGTGGTGCTGGAAGAATTCATGACCGGCGAGGAAGCCAGCTTCTTCGCGCTGACCGATGGCAGCGCCATCCTGCCCTTCGGATCGGCGCAGGATCATAAGCGCGTCGGCGATGGCGACACCGGCCCCAATACCGGGGGCATGGGCGCTTATAGCCCCGCGCGCGTGCTGACGCCCGAACTGGAACGCCAAGTGATCGACACGATCATCGCGCCGACGGTGGCGACGATGGCGGCAGAGGGGATGCCCTATTCGGGCGTCCTCTATGCCGGGCTGATGCTGACCGATCAGGGGCCAAAGCTGATCGAATATAATGCCCGTTTCGGCGACCCGGAATGCCAGGTGCTGATGATGCGCTTCGATGGCGATCTGGTCGATTTGTTGCTGAGCGTGGCGCAAGGGACGTTGGCTGAGCAGGGGCCGGTGCAACTGGCGGACCGCACGGCGCTGACCGTCGTGATGGCGGCCAATGGCTATCCGGGCACGCCGGAAAAGGGCGGCGCGATTCAGGGAATCGATGCGGCGCAAGCGCGTGGCGCGATGGTGTTCCATGCAGGGACGGCGCAACAGGCTGGTGCGCTGGTCGCCAATGGAGGGCGCGTGCTCAATGTAACCGCAACGGGGGAGAGCGTCGGAGCAGCGCAGGCGGCCGCCTATGCCGCCGTCGATGCGATCGATTTTCCGACCGGCTTCTGCCGTCGCGACATTGGCTGGCGCGAGGTTGCACGCGAACAGGCGTGA